From Sphingomonas bisphenolicum, one genomic window encodes:
- a CDS encoding hemerythrin domain-containing protein, whose product MPTELRQDHDALRGMMREFAHVMRTQGPEALPDITRRRIAFSQLFRDHMGREDALVVALRTGRTAVQSDPVARDHSRAMVALFLRYSDHIKSWTPARIERDWSGYRDSVLELQQGLLDRMAWEERHLHPLMAEAPRRAA is encoded by the coding sequence ATGCCGACGGAATTGAGACAGGATCATGATGCCTTGCGGGGCATGATGCGGGAATTTGCGCATGTCATGCGCACGCAGGGGCCCGAGGCGCTGCCGGACATCACCCGCAGACGCATCGCCTTTTCCCAGCTGTTCCGCGATCATATGGGCCGCGAGGACGCCTTGGTCGTCGCCTTGCGCACCGGGCGGACGGCGGTGCAGTCCGATCCGGTCGCGCGCGACCATAGCCGCGCCATGGTCGCGCTGTTCCTGCGCTACAGCGACCATATCAAGAGCTGGACACCCGCCCGGATCGAACGGGACTGGTCGGGCTATCGTGACTCCGTGCTGGAATTGCAGCAGGGCCTGCTCGACCGCATGGCGTGGGAAGAGCGGCATCTGCACCCGCTGATGGCCGAGGCGCCGCGCCGGGCCGCTTAA
- the leuB gene encoding 3-isopropylmalate dehydrogenase: MLIALFPGDGIGPEIVAQATRVLDALAIDGLTYEDGLVGGAAYKAVGHPLPPETLEIARRADAILFGAVGDPDCDSLDRHLRPEQAILGLRKELGLFSNLRPAKVFPELADESALRPEVASAIDLLIVRETNGDVYFGEKGFRTTADGLREGYDVMSYNEAEVRRIAIAGFEAARARRGKLCSVDKANVLETSQLWRDVVIAVSADYPDVALSHMYVDNAAMQLVRNPGQFDVIVTGNLFGDILSDQASMCVGSIGMLASATLNGGGQGLYEPIHGSAPDIAGTGKANPLATILSAAMMLRYSLNLPEQADRIETAVAKALADGARSPDLGGTMSTVEMGDAVLAVL; encoded by the coding sequence ATGTTGATCGCCCTGTTCCCCGGAGACGGCATCGGTCCCGAAATCGTCGCACAGGCAACCCGCGTGCTCGATGCGCTGGCGATCGATGGCCTGACCTATGAGGACGGACTGGTCGGCGGCGCGGCCTATAAGGCGGTCGGTCATCCGCTGCCGCCCGAAACGCTGGAGATCGCCAGGCGCGCAGACGCCATATTGTTCGGCGCGGTCGGCGATCCCGACTGCGATTCGCTGGACCGCCACCTGCGCCCCGAACAGGCGATATTGGGCTTGCGCAAGGAATTGGGCCTCTTCTCCAACCTGCGCCCGGCCAAGGTCTTCCCCGAACTGGCCGACGAATCCGCGCTGCGCCCCGAAGTCGCCAGCGCCATTGACCTGCTGATCGTCCGCGAAACCAATGGCGACGTCTATTTCGGCGAAAAGGGCTTCCGCACCACCGCCGACGGCCTGCGCGAAGGCTATGACGTGATGTCGTACAACGAAGCCGAAGTGCGCCGCATCGCCATTGCGGGCTTCGAAGCGGCCCGCGCCCGTCGCGGCAAGCTCTGCTCGGTGGACAAGGCCAATGTACTGGAAACCAGCCAGCTCTGGCGCGACGTGGTGATCGCCGTGTCGGCCGACTATCCCGACGTGGCGCTGAGCCACATGTATGTGGACAATGCCGCGATGCAGCTGGTCCGCAACCCCGGCCAGTTCGACGTCATCGTCACCGGCAATCTGTTCGGCGATATCCTCTCCGACCAGGCCAGCATGTGCGTCGGCTCCATCGGGATGCTGGCCTCGGCCACGCTGAACGGCGGCGGCCAGGGCCTTTACGAGCCGATCCATGGCTCCGCCCCCGATATCGCCGGCACCGGCAAGGCCAATCCGCTCGCGACGATCCTGTCGGCGGCGATGATGCTGCGCTATTCGCTGAACCTGCCCGAACAGGCCGACCGGATCGAAACCGCTGTGGCCAAGGCGCTGGCCGACGGCGCGCGCTCGCCCGATCTGGGCGGGACCATGTCGACCGTGGAGATGGGCGACGCGGTTCTGGCTGTGCTCTGA
- the recO gene encoding DNA repair protein RecO, with amino-acid sequence MPSLSTTAIVCAVRHHGEHGAIVRLLTPDHGLLPGYVRGGRSRALRPVLLPGNIVKADFRARTEDQLAGLTVELAQSRAPLLAEPLPAVAIDWSCALTAAALPEGTPYPALHQALDGVLGAVEAAPAARGWAVALVRYELLLLAELGFGLDLTRCAVGGDVHDLAYVSPRSAAAVSRAAAVGYEARLLPLPPFLIKGGMGDWTQILDGLRLTGFFLERSILIDRRADILAARERLVDRLKRAVA; translated from the coding sequence ATGCCCAGCCTCAGCACCACCGCGATCGTTTGCGCCGTGCGCCATCATGGCGAACATGGTGCGATCGTGCGGTTGCTGACGCCCGATCATGGCCTGCTGCCGGGCTATGTCCGTGGCGGTCGGTCGCGGGCTTTGCGCCCGGTGCTGCTTCCCGGCAATATCGTGAAGGCCGATTTCCGCGCCCGCACCGAGGATCAACTGGCTGGCCTGACTGTCGAACTGGCGCAGAGCCGCGCGCCGCTGCTGGCTGAACCGCTGCCGGCGGTGGCGATCGACTGGAGCTGCGCCCTGACTGCCGCGGCGCTGCCGGAAGGTACGCCCTATCCCGCCTTGCATCAGGCGCTCGACGGCGTGCTGGGCGCGGTGGAGGCGGCCCCGGCGGCGCGCGGCTGGGCGGTGGCGCTGGTGCGCTACGAATTGCTGCTGCTTGCCGAACTGGGCTTCGGACTCGACCTGACGCGCTGCGCTGTCGGGGGCGACGTGCACGACCTGGCCTATGTCAGCCCGCGCAGCGCCGCAGCGGTCAGCCGCGCGGCGGCGGTCGGCTATGAAGCCCGGTTGCTGCCGCTGCCCCCCTTCCTGATCAAAGGCGGCATGGGCGACTGGACGCAGATATTGGACGGGCTGCGCCTCACCGGCTTCTTCCTCGAACGCTCCATCCTGATCGATCGGCGCGCCGACATCCTCGCTGCGCGCGAAAGACTGGTCGACCGGCTGAAAAGGGCGGTTGCGTGA
- a CDS encoding NAD-dependent succinate-semialdehyde dehydrogenase, with protein MMKSINPATGEEIATHEQFTEAQIDAALDQATATFATWRTTPIADRVALLTALADSYHDNRDRLARMATLEMGKTLKSALAEVDKCVAAFRHYAQAGTAMLDGGSIPLAAGGKADYVWLPIGPVLAVMPWNFPYWQVARFLAPCILAGNVGLLKHASNVQGVAALMQEMMGVAGAPDGLFQNLPIRSDAVAAIIADDRVAAVTLTGSEGAGRAVAEQAGRALKKVVLELGGADPFIVMPSADLDAAVKQAVTARVQNSGQSCICGKRMIVHTDIYDAFLDRFSAAMAAVKAGDPFDPDSDMGPLSSEEQRRTVQEQVRKMQAAGATLIGGETLPGPGAYMTAGILTDVPTDPALMGEEIFGPIAMLFRAADIDDAIAIANGIPFGLGSSVWTTDATEEARFIRDIQAGMTAVNQMLASAPEAPFGGVKRSGHGRELGPFGLHEFMNLKSVYRSG; from the coding sequence ATCATGAAAAGCATCAACCCCGCCACCGGAGAAGAGATCGCCACTCACGAACAATTCACCGAAGCGCAGATCGACGCCGCGCTCGACCAAGCGACCGCGACCTTCGCGACATGGCGGACCACCCCCATCGCGGATCGCGTCGCGCTTCTCACCGCATTGGCCGACTCCTATCACGATAACCGTGACCGCCTCGCCCGCATGGCGACTCTGGAAATGGGCAAGACGCTGAAATCCGCGCTGGCGGAGGTCGACAAATGCGTCGCCGCCTTCCGCCATTATGCGCAAGCCGGCACCGCCATGCTGGATGGCGGCAGCATCCCGCTGGCCGCTGGCGGCAAGGCCGATTATGTCTGGCTGCCGATCGGCCCCGTGCTGGCGGTGATGCCGTGGAATTTCCCCTATTGGCAGGTCGCCCGCTTCCTTGCCCCTTGCATCCTCGCCGGCAATGTCGGCCTGCTCAAACATGCCAGCAATGTACAGGGCGTCGCCGCGCTGATGCAGGAGATGATGGGCGTGGCTGGCGCGCCCGATGGCCTGTTCCAGAACCTGCCGATCCGCTCGGACGCGGTGGCGGCGATCATCGCCGACGATCGCGTCGCCGCCGTCACCCTGACCGGCAGCGAGGGCGCGGGCCGCGCCGTGGCGGAACAGGCGGGCAGGGCGCTCAAGAAGGTGGTGCTGGAACTGGGCGGCGCGGACCCGTTCATCGTCATGCCCTCGGCCGATCTCGACGCGGCGGTCAAGCAGGCGGTAACGGCGCGGGTCCAGAATAGCGGCCAGTCCTGCATCTGCGGCAAGCGGATGATCGTCCATACCGATATCTATGACGCCTTTCTGGACCGCTTCTCGGCCGCGATGGCAGCGGTAAAGGCCGGCGATCCTTTCGACCCGGACAGCGACATGGGTCCACTGTCCAGCGAAGAACAGCGCCGCACCGTGCAGGAACAGGTCCGGAAGATGCAGGCCGCCGGCGCGACCCTGATCGGTGGTGAAACGCTGCCCGGTCCCGGCGCCTACATGACCGCCGGCATATTGACCGATGTGCCCACCGACCCCGCCTTGATGGGGGAAGAGATTTTCGGCCCCATCGCCATGCTGTTCCGGGCCGCGGACATCGACGACGCGATTGCCATCGCCAATGGCATCCCCTTCGGCCTCGGTTCGTCGGTCTGGACCACGGACGCGACGGAAGAGGCGCGCTTCATCCGCGACATCCAGGCCGGTATGACGGCGGTGAACCAGATGCTGGCCTCCGCCCCCGAAGCCCCTTTCGGCGGCGTCAAACGCTCGGGCCATGGCCGCGAACTCGGCCCGTTCGGGCTGCACGAATTCATGAATTTGAAGAGCGTCTATCGGAGCGGATGA
- the uvrC gene encoding excinuclease ABC subunit UvrC codes for MSGPQSPDRFNEDKASFTVTGSQPDIDMGVEAIRTTLKTLPIRPGVYRMHDARGDILYVGKARALKNRVANYTQVDRLPRRLQRMVAQTRSMTIVTTNSEAEALLLEAQLIKRYRPPYNVLLRDDKSFPFILLREDHAFPRVQKHRGARKYKGCYYGPFASAGSVTRTINALQKLFLLRSCTDSFFANRSRPCLLYQIKRCSAPCVDRIDADGYAELVNDAQDFLGGKSTAVQKKLGVAMEQAAESLDFEQAAVIRDRLKALTFIQGSQAINAEGLGDADIFALAAKGGAMCIQAFFIRGGQNWGHRSFFPVHTADVAEDEVLESFMAQFYEEVPPPRLILADRQPAECELMALALSERAGGKVRIEVPQRGDRTRLIKQAQRNAVEALDRRLAETTSQGKILDELVEAFGLEGVPDRIEIYDNSHIQGAHALGAMVVAGPEGFRKNAYRKFNMKNPETSNDDFAMMREMFERRFGRAQKEDPDRDSGEWPDLVLIDGGKGQLSAARTMLEEMGIEDVCMIGVAKGPHHGRDGREIFHMLDGREINFPVNHPVLFYLQRLRDEAHRFAIGAHRAKRSKAITVSSLDEVPGIGPARKKALLMHFGTARAVRDAALDDLARVPGVSKAVAQQVYDYFHG; via the coding sequence ATGTCCGGCCCACAATCTCCCGACCGCTTCAACGAAGACAAGGCAAGCTTCACCGTCACCGGCAGCCAGCCGGATATCGACATGGGGGTGGAGGCAATCCGCACCACGCTCAAGACGCTGCCGATCCGGCCAGGCGTCTATCGGATGCATGATGCGCGCGGCGACATACTGTATGTGGGAAAGGCCCGCGCGCTCAAGAATCGCGTCGCCAATTACACCCAGGTCGATCGCCTGCCGCGCCGGCTCCAGCGCATGGTCGCCCAGACGCGCAGCATGACCATCGTCACCACCAACAGCGAAGCCGAGGCCCTGCTGCTGGAGGCGCAACTGATCAAGCGCTATCGCCCGCCCTACAATGTCCTGCTGCGCGACGACAAAAGCTTCCCTTTCATCCTGCTGCGCGAGGACCACGCCTTCCCCCGCGTCCAGAAGCATCGCGGCGCACGCAAATATAAGGGCTGCTATTATGGCCCCTTCGCCAGCGCCGGATCGGTCACGCGCACCATCAACGCGCTGCAAAAGCTGTTCCTGCTCCGCTCCTGCACCGACAGCTTCTTCGCCAACCGCTCGCGCCCCTGCCTCCTCTATCAAATCAAGCGCTGCTCGGCCCCCTGCGTCGACCGGATCGATGCCGATGGCTATGCCGAACTGGTCAATGATGCACAGGATTTCCTCGGCGGCAAATCGACCGCGGTGCAAAAGAAGCTCGGCGTTGCGATGGAGCAGGCGGCGGAATCGCTCGATTTCGAGCAGGCGGCGGTCATCCGTGACCGGCTGAAGGCGCTGACCTTCATTCAGGGGTCGCAGGCGATCAATGCCGAAGGGCTGGGCGATGCCGACATCTTCGCGCTGGCGGCAAAGGGCGGGGCGATGTGCATCCAGGCTTTCTTCATCCGAGGCGGCCAGAATTGGGGCCATCGCAGCTTCTTCCCCGTCCACACCGCGGACGTGGCGGAGGATGAGGTGCTGGAAAGCTTCATGGCGCAATTTTACGAGGAAGTGCCGCCACCGCGCCTGATACTGGCCGATCGTCAGCCCGCCGAATGCGAACTGATGGCGCTGGCGCTCAGCGAACGGGCGGGGGGCAAGGTCCGCATCGAAGTGCCCCAGCGCGGCGACCGCACCCGCCTCATCAAACAGGCGCAGCGCAACGCCGTGGAGGCGCTCGACCGCCGCCTTGCCGAAACGACCAGCCAGGGCAAGATCCTGGACGAACTGGTCGAGGCGTTCGGGCTGGAGGGCGTGCCCGACCGCATCGAAATCTACGATAACAGCCATATTCAGGGCGCGCATGCCCTGGGCGCGATGGTCGTCGCGGGGCCAGAGGGGTTCCGCAAGAACGCCTATCGCAAGTTCAACATGAAGAACCCCGAAACCAGCAACGATGATTTCGCGATGATGCGCGAGATGTTCGAGCGGCGCTTTGGGCGCGCGCAAAAGGAAGACCCGGATCGCGACAGCGGCGAATGGCCCGACCTGGTGCTGATCGACGGCGGCAAGGGTCAGCTATCGGCGGCCCGCACGATGCTGGAGGAAATGGGCATCGAGGATGTCTGCATGATCGGCGTCGCCAAGGGGCCGCATCATGGCCGCGACGGGCGCGAAATCTTCCACATGCTCGACGGGCGCGAAATCAATTTCCCCGTCAACCATCCCGTCCTCTTCTACCTCCAGCGCCTGCGCGACGAGGCGCACCGCTTCGCCATCGGCGCCCATCGCGCCAAGCGCAGCAAGGCGATCACCGTGTCGTCGCTGGACGAAGTGCCCGGCATCGGTCCCGCGCGCAAGAAGGCCCTGCTGATGCATTTCGGCACCGCCCGCGCCGTCCGCGACGCCGCGCTGGACGACCTTGCGCGCGTGCCGGGCGTGTCAAAAGCGGTGGCGCAACAGGTCTATGATTATTTTCATGGATGA
- a CDS encoding NAD(P)-dependent alcohol dehydrogenase — MSVKAYGAYAADKPLEAIDIERRPVGAHDVQIAIAYCGVCHSDLHQVRSEWDGTLYPCVPGHEIVGHVTAVGDHVAKFKVGDAVGVGCMVDSCQSCAACDEGLEQYCETGFTGTYNGPTADAPGHTLGGYSQSITVKDDFVLEISHAPEQLAAVAPLLCAGITTWSPLRHWKVGPGMKVGIVGIGGLGHMGVKLAHALGAHVVAFTTSESKRQDALALGAHEVIVSRNADEMAAHAGSFDFILNTVAASHDLDAFTALLKRDGTLTLVGVPEHAHPSPNVAALIFKRRAIAGSLIGGIAETQEMLDFCAEKGITSEIEMIAIQDIEAAYARMQKSDVKYRFVIDNATLAR, encoded by the coding sequence ATGAGCGTAAAAGCCTATGGCGCTTATGCGGCCGACAAGCCGTTGGAAGCCATCGATATCGAGCGCCGCCCGGTCGGCGCGCATGACGTGCAGATCGCCATCGCCTATTGCGGCGTGTGCCATTCCGACCTGCATCAGGTTCGGTCCGAATGGGACGGCACGCTGTACCCCTGCGTTCCCGGGCATGAAATCGTCGGCCATGTAACCGCGGTCGGCGACCATGTCGCCAAGTTCAAGGTCGGCGACGCGGTCGGCGTCGGCTGCATGGTCGACAGTTGCCAGAGTTGCGCCGCCTGCGACGAAGGGCTGGAGCAATATTGCGAGACCGGCTTCACCGGCACCTATAACGGCCCGACCGCCGATGCCCCCGGCCATACGCTGGGCGGCTATTCGCAGAGCATCACGGTAAAAGACGATTTCGTCCTGGAGATCAGCCATGCGCCGGAGCAACTGGCGGCGGTCGCGCCGCTGCTGTGCGCGGGCATCACCACCTGGTCGCCGCTGCGCCACTGGAAGGTCGGGCCGGGCATGAAGGTCGGTATCGTCGGGATAGGCGGCCTGGGCCATATGGGCGTGAAGCTGGCCCATGCGCTGGGCGCGCATGTCGTCGCCTTTACGACATCAGAGAGCAAACGGCAGGACGCGTTGGCGCTGGGCGCGCACGAAGTGATCGTCTCGCGCAACGCGGACGAGATGGCAGCGCATGCAGGCAGCTTCGACTTCATCCTGAATACGGTGGCGGCCAGCCACGATCTGGATGCCTTCACCGCGCTGTTGAAGCGGGACGGCACGCTGACGCTGGTCGGCGTCCCCGAACATGCCCACCCCTCGCCCAATGTCGCGGCGCTGATCTTCAAGCGACGGGCGATCGCGGGATCGCTGATCGGCGGCATCGCCGAAACGCAGGAGATGCTCGACTTCTGCGCGGAGAAGGGCATCACGTCCGAGATCGAGATGATCGCGATCCAGGATATCGAAGCGGCTTATGCGCGGATGCAGAAGAGCGACGTCAAATATCGCTTCGTGATCGACAACGCCACGCTGGCGAGGTGA
- a CDS encoding F0F1 ATP synthase subunit B family protein, giving the protein MAEAASHSASEVPHLNQAIHSEGMEPVGTVAHEGVAPHTDPKAVGMDATAWVSLAMAAFIVILLVKKVPALIGGALDGRIAQIKGQLAEASRLRAEAEALKGEYEARLAAAAGEADAMRKAAEHEAEGLIADAKVSAEDLVARRQKMAEDKIGAAERAAITAIRAKAVNAATAAAAVLIAQGHDAKADKALVDSAIGGLGTIN; this is encoded by the coding sequence ATGGCTGAGGCAGCATCCCATAGCGCATCGGAGGTTCCGCACTTGAACCAGGCGATCCACAGCGAAGGCATGGAACCGGTCGGCACCGTCGCCCATGAAGGCGTCGCACCCCATACCGATCCCAAGGCGGTCGGCATGGATGCCACGGCCTGGGTCAGCCTGGCGATGGCGGCCTTCATCGTCATCCTGCTGGTCAAGAAGGTGCCCGCCCTGATCGGCGGCGCGCTGGACGGTCGGATCGCCCAGATCAAGGGACAACTGGCGGAAGCCTCGCGCCTGCGCGCTGAAGCCGAAGCGCTCAAGGGCGAATATGAAGCTAGGCTGGCCGCCGCGGCTGGCGAAGCCGACGCCATGCGCAAGGCGGCCGAGCATGAGGCCGAAGGGCTGATCGCCGACGCGAAGGTCAGCGCGGAGGATCTGGTCGCCCGTCGTCAGAAGATGGCGGAAGACAAGATCGGCGCAGCCGAACGCGCCGCGATCACCGCCATCCGCGCCAAGGCCGTGAACGCGGCAACCGCCGCCGCCGCGGTGCTGATCGCCCAGGGCCATGACGCCAAGGCGGACAAGGCGCTGGTGGATAGCGCCATCGGCGGGCTCGGCACGATCAACTGA
- a CDS encoding F0F1 ATP synthase subunit B family protein, which produces MPQIAQIADTYSSQIFWLLLTFGLVFFVIGLGMVPKVQGTADARDAKISGDLDAAKAAFARADEAEADYRVRDAGNRTAAQATLAKAKSEAAKASEVRLAAADADVATKIAAAEARIKGASEAAMAEIETVAADAARDMVARISGVEASDEAARNAVKAALAHG; this is translated from the coding sequence ATGCCTCAAATCGCGCAAATTGCCGATACCTACTCCAGCCAGATTTTCTGGTTGCTGCTGACCTTCGGCCTCGTCTTCTTCGTCATTGGCCTCGGCATGGTGCCCAAGGTGCAGGGCACGGCGGACGCGCGCGACGCGAAGATCAGTGGCGACCTGGATGCCGCCAAGGCCGCCTTCGCGCGGGCCGACGAAGCGGAAGCGGACTATCGCGTTCGTGACGCCGGCAACCGCACCGCGGCCCAGGCGACTTTGGCCAAGGCCAAGAGCGAAGCCGCCAAGGCTTCGGAAGTCCGTCTCGCCGCCGCCGATGCGGACGTCGCGACGAAGATCGCCGCCGCCGAAGCCCGGATCAAGGGCGCCAGCGAAGCCGCGATGGCAGAAATCGAAACCGTCGCGGCCGATGCGGCGCGCGACATGGTGGCGCGTATTTCCGGCGTGGAAGCGTCGGACGAAGCGGCCCGCAACGCAGTAAAGGCGGCACTGGCCCATGGCTGA
- a CDS encoding F0F1 ATP synthase subunit C, giving the protein MDAEAAKLLGAGLAAIGAGIAALGVGNVFSAFLEGALRNPGAADGQQGRLFIGFAAAELLGLLAFVIAMILVFVA; this is encoded by the coding sequence ATGGACGCAGAAGCCGCAAAGCTGCTCGGTGCTGGCCTGGCCGCAATCGGTGCGGGCATCGCCGCCCTCGGTGTGGGCAACGTGTTCAGCGCATTCCTCGAAGGCGCGCTGCGCAATCCGGGCGCTGCTGATGGCCAGCAGGGCCGCCTGTTCATCGGTTTCGCCGCGGCGGAACTTCTGGGTCTGCTGGCGTTCGTTATCGCCATGATCCTGGTGTTCGTGGCCTAA
- a CDS encoding F0F1 ATP synthase subunit A produces MAESGKIDPMHQFAIEPLFGTDHWSLGGFNIAFTNSALYMVLAAVVLWIFVIGGMKRELVPGRWQMAVEYMTGFIKNLLVANIGEGGKKYIPYVFSLFMFILLANLLGLLPLGLIGMHPFTFTSHFTATGVLAIMSFSIVLIVGFWKHGFHFFSLFVPHGTPIAMVVPLFFIELVSFMVRPFSLGLRLFVAMTAGHVLLKVLAGFVINSANASPALGLTVGTASFILMIGISALEMLVAVIQAYVFALLTSVYLNDAENLH; encoded by the coding sequence GTGGCAGAATCCGGCAAGATCGATCCGATGCACCAATTCGCTATCGAACCCCTGTTCGGTACGGATCATTGGTCGCTGGGCGGCTTCAACATCGCCTTCACCAACAGCGCGCTCTATATGGTGCTCGCCGCTGTGGTGCTGTGGATCTTCGTTATCGGCGGGATGAAGCGTGAACTGGTCCCCGGTCGCTGGCAGATGGCGGTCGAATATATGACCGGCTTCATCAAAAACCTGCTGGTCGCCAACATAGGCGAAGGCGGCAAGAAATATATTCCCTACGTCTTCTCGCTCTTCATGTTCATCCTGCTGGCGAACCTGCTGGGTCTGCTGCCGCTGGGCCTGATCGGGATGCACCCCTTCACCTTCACCAGCCACTTCACGGCGACCGGCGTGCTCGCCATCATGAGCTTCTCGATCGTGCTGATCGTCGGTTTCTGGAAGCATGGCTTCCACTTCTTCTCGCTGTTCGTGCCGCACGGCACGCCGATCGCGATGGTGGTGCCGCTCTTCTTCATCGAACTCGTCTCCTTCATGGTGCGTCCGTTCAGCCTTGGCCTGCGACTGTTCGTCGCGATGACCGCTGGCCACGTGCTGCTGAAGGTGCTCGCAGGCTTCGTCATCAACAGCGCCAACGCCTCGCCGGCCTTGGGCCTGACCGTCGGCACCGCCAGCTTCATCCTGATGATCGGCATCAGCGCGCTGGAAATGCTGGTCGCGGTCATCCAGGCCTATGTGTTCGCGCTGCTGACCTCGGTCTATCTCAATGACGCCGAGAATCTGCACTAA
- a CDS encoding AtpZ/AtpI family protein encodes MAADTPGQDQAGEDSRIASLEERIAQAEHVEKVRQGATEQAADDGSRLGNRVLAELIGGLVGGALIGWVLDRLLGTTPWLLLIFLGLGIVAAFRNIIRLTTTKPPKE; translated from the coding sequence ATGGCAGCGGACACACCCGGACAGGACCAGGCGGGCGAGGACTCGCGGATCGCTTCCTTGGAGGAGCGGATCGCGCAGGCCGAGCATGTCGAGAAGGTCAGGCAGGGCGCCACGGAACAGGCCGCGGACGATGGTTCGCGGCTTGGGAACCGGGTGCTAGCGGAACTGATCGGCGGTCTTGTCGGTGGTGCGTTGATCGGCTGGGTTCTCGACCGGCTGCTTGGCACGACACCCTGGCTCCTGCTCATCTTCCTCGGTCTCGGGATCGTGGCGGCGTTCAGGAACATCATCAGATTGACGACGACGAAGCCGCCCAAAGAATAA
- a CDS encoding metalloregulator ArsR/SmtB family transcription factor, which yields MDKIFKALASEPRRRILEYLAVEPMTVGEIADNFEMAMPSISRHLAVLKEAGVVREQKRGQYVLYTLVVEALTGQLYDFLAPFCEQARGIVEARPKRRGRD from the coding sequence ATGGACAAGATCTTCAAGGCCCTGGCGTCCGAACCGCGCCGCCGCATCCTGGAATATCTGGCGGTCGAGCCGATGACCGTGGGCGAGATCGCCGACAATTTCGAGATGGCGATGCCGTCCATTTCGCGGCATTTGGCGGTGCTGAAAGAGGCCGGCGTGGTGCGCGAACAGAAGCGCGGGCAATATGTGCTCTATACGCTGGTGGTGGAGGCGTTGACGGGGCAGTTGTATGATTTTTTGGCGCCCTTTTGCGAGCAGGCGCGCGGGATTGTCGAGGCGAGGCCGAAGCGGCGTGGGCGGGATTGA
- a CDS encoding YdbL family protein — MTRKLLILAAGAAVALASGFIMTAPARAQSGPVAAAMAAGTVGEQADGYLGIAGTVGADVRSEVESINIKRRAAYTQLAGQRGVTVQDVAAATGCQTLSSRVKQGQAYRIGAGAWQTKGAGAIALPGYCATAG, encoded by the coding sequence ATGACACGCAAGCTACTGATCTTGGCCGCCGGCGCCGCAGTTGCGCTGGCCAGCGGTTTCATCATGACCGCGCCCGCGCGCGCCCAGTCCGGCCCCGTAGCCGCCGCCATGGCGGCCGGCACGGTGGGCGAGCAGGCGGACGGCTATCTCGGCATCGCCGGGACGGTCGGCGCGGATGTTCGCTCCGAAGTCGAATCGATCAACATCAAGCGCCGTGCCGCCTACACCCAGTTGGCGGGCCAGCGCGGCGTCACGGTACAGGACGTCGCGGCCGCCACCGGTTGCCAGACGCTCAGCAGCCGGGTGAAACAAGGCCAGGCCTATCGCATCGGCGCCGGCGCCTGGCAGACCAAGGGCGCAGGCGCGATCGCGCTGCCCGGCTATTGCGCGACGGCTGGTTGA
- a CDS encoding YnbE family lipoprotein, with translation MKIQAIMTAALTASALGGCIQVKAPDKPIEINLNVKVQQEVVVKLQRDAQDLIQNNPELFPQ, from the coding sequence ATGAAGATACAGGCAATCATGACAGCGGCTTTGACCGCTTCCGCGCTGGGGGGCTGCATTCAGGTGAAGGCGCCCGACAAGCCGATCGAAATCAACCTGAACGTCAAGGTGCAGCAGGAGGTCGTCGTCAAGCTGCAACGCGACGCGCAGGATCTTATCCAGAATAATCCGGAGTTGTTCCCGCAATGA